GATGTCACAGAACGAATAGCATCCTGCAAAGCTATGGAAGTATGTGTATACGCACCTGCATTCAAGATGATACCATCCATATCAAATCCCACCTGCTGTATGCAGTCTATCATCTCCCCCTCAATGTTCGATTGAAAATAGCCGATCTCCACGTCAACGTATCTTTTACGAAGATCACCCAAATAATCTTCAAATGTAACGCTTCCGTAAATGGAAGGTTCACGCTTACCCAACAGATTAATATTCGGGCCATTAATAATTTGTATCTTCATCGCGCAATCCTGTTTTTTTATACCTTTGTATCTGAAAGAATGTGCAAAGGTAGAAAAAAGAAATGGAAATCAACGAAAAAAAGCATAAGAAGGAACAACAAGAGCTGATAATCAGGAAGTATCAGCAGTATCTTAAACTGGAAAAGTCCTTATCTCTTAATACGCTGGATGCCTATCTTACGGATCTGGACAAACTGATGAGCTTTCTGACACTGGAAGGGATTAACGTATTGGACGTATGTCTGTCCGATCTTCAACGTTTTGCAGCCGGATTACATGACATCGGTATTCATGCCCGTTCGCAAGCCCGCATTTTGTCAGGAATCAAATCATTTTTCCGGTTCCTCATCCTCGAAAACTATCTGGAAGCAGATCCCAGTGAACTATTAGAAGGTCCTAAAATAGGCTTCAAACTTCCCGAGGTACTGACTGTGGAGGAAATTGACCGGATTATCTCCACCGTCGACCGCAGCAAAGCTGAAGGACAGCGCAACAGGGCTATTCTGGAAACACTATACAGTTGCGGACTTCGGGTATCAGAACTTGTCACCCTCAAACTATCCGACCTCTATTTTGACGAAGGCTTTATCAAAGTAGAAGGAAAAGGAAGCAAACAACGACTCGTGCCTATTTCCCCCCGGGCTATTAATGAAATAAAGCTTTATATCACAGACCGTAATCAGATTGAAGTGAAAAAAGGGCATGAAGATTTCGTTTTCGTCAGTCATCGGAGAGGCAAAGGACTTTCCCGGATTATGATCTTTCATTTGATAAAAGAATTAGCACAAAAAGCGGGCATTACCAAAAACATCAGTCCGCACACTTTCCGGCACTCCTTTGCCACTCATTTACTGGAAGGTGGAGCCAACTTGAGAGCCATTCAATGTATGCTCGGACATGAATCCATTGCGACAACGGAAATCTATACCCACATCGACCGCAATATGCTTCGTAGTGAGATTATCGAGCATCACCCGCGAAATATCAAGTATAGGAAAGAAAAAGAGAAGTTATTTCATTAAATTATGATAAAATCAGCCCCCTATCTGCATAAGTATATTAAGAATTAATATCTTTGCGTTACTTTTTCTGTGTGAGCAGAAGGAGGTTGGCAAATAGATGATATTTCAATTACAAACATTTAATTTATACCTAAAATGACTAAGAAGTTGTACTTGCCTTTACTCATGGCAATGGTTGTTGCATTATTCTCTTCTTGCAGCAAAAAAATGGGTGAATTGTCAGCCGATTACTTCACTGTTACTCCGCAAGTGCTGGAGGCAGTAGGTGGTAAAGTTCCTGCAACCATCAATGGCAAATTTCCTGAAAAGTATTTCAACAAAAAAGCGGTTGTAGAAGTTACTCCGGTTTTGAAATGGAATGGCGGCGAAGCTAAAGGCCAACCAGCTACTTTCCAAGGCGAAAAAGTGGAAGGTAACGACCAGACTATCTCTTACAAGATGGGCGGTAGCTACACAATGAAAACTTCTTTTGACTATGTTCCTGAAATGGCTAAATCAGAATTGTATCTGGAATTCAAAGCTACTATCGGAAAGAAAGTGGTGACTATTCCTGCTGTGAAAATAGCTGATGGTGTAATTTCTACTTCTGAATTAGTAAACAATACATTAGGTAACGCTAACCCTGCATTAGGCGAAGACGCTTTCCAACGTATCATCAAAGAAAAACACGATGCCAACATCATGTTCTTGATCCAACAAGCCAACATTCGTTCAAGCGAATTGAAGACTGCTAAAGAATTCAACAAAGAAGTAGCTAACATTAACGAAGCTGCTAACAAGAAGATCAGCAACATCGAAGTTTCTGCATACGCTTCTCCTGATGGTGGTGTAAGCTTGAATACTACTCTTGCAGAAAACCGTGAAGGCAACACAACTAAAATGTTGAGCAAAGACCTGAAGAAAGCAAAAATTGATGCTCCGATCGATGCTAAATATACTGCACAAGACTGGGAAGGTTTCCAAGAACTGGTTTCTAAATCTAACATCCAAGACAAAGAGTTGATTCTCCGCGTTATTGCAATGTACCAAGATCCTGCTCAAAGAGAAAGCGAAATCAAGAACATCTCTGCTGTATACAAAGAATTGGCTAACACAATCCTTCCTCAATTGCGTCGTTCTCGTCTGACTTTGAATTATGAAATTATCGGTAAGTCTGACGAAGAAATCGCCAAGTTGGCTTCTTCTAATCCTTCTGAACTGAACGTAGAAGAATTGCTGTATGCTGCTACACTGACTAACGATCCTGCTAAACAAGAAGCTATCTACACTCAAGCTACCAAACAGTTCCCGAACGATTATCGTGGTTACAACAACTTAGGTAAATTAGCTTACCAAGCTGGTAACATTGACAAAGCAGCATCTTACTTCCAGAAAGCTGCCAGCGTTAATGCTACTCCTGAAGTTAACATGAACTTAGGTTTGATCTCTTTGATGAAGGGTGACAAAACTGCTGCAGAAGCATACTTCGGTAAAGCTGCCGGCACAAAAGAACTTGGCGAATCTATGGGTAACCTGTACATCGCTCAAGGTCAATATGAAAGAGCAGTAAACTCATTCGGTGACTCTAAGACTAACAGTGCTGCTTTGGCTCAAATCCTTGCTAAGGACTACAATAAAGCTAAAAACACGCTGGCTAACGTAGAAAGACCTGATGCTTACACTGACTACCTGATGGCCGTATTAGGTGCTAGAACTAATAATTCTTCTATGGTAACAAGCAGCTTGAAGAGCGCAGTTGCTAAAGAATCTTCATTAGCTAAGAAAGCAGCTACTGATTTGGAATTTGCTAAATTCTTCACAAATGCAGATTTCATGAACATCGTTAAATAAGAGGATTACTACTCTATTTTAAATATATAAGAATTGCCTGTTATTATAAATGACGGGCAATTCTTTTTTTTTATCTGTAAAAACCGTACTTTCGCAGAAAAGAAACCAAAAACAATGAAAAAGAGTAGCATTTTAATCCTCATAATCATTTGTCTATGCAGTTGTGGCAAATCTTCAAAGAAGGTTAGCATAACCGGGGAGATCAAAGGTCTGGGCACAGATACGCTTTATCTGTATGGAATGGACGAATCATTCGACCGGATAGATACCATTTTCGCGAAGAACGATAAATTCTCTTATACAGCTTCAATAGATACCATTACTTCTGCCTTTTTACTTATTCGCAATCAGACAGAATATCCAATCTTCCTTGATAAAGAAAATCAGATCAAAATAAAAGGAGATATCAATCACCCGGAATATCTGGATATCAATGGCAATATATATAATGAAGAGTTTACAACCTTTCAGAAAGAACTAACTAGTCTGCCTACCCCGTCCGAGAAAGATTTAGAGCAAAAAGCAGAGGAATTCATCATGAAGCATCATTCTTCTTTTGTCAGCCTCTACTTGTTGGATAAATATTTTGTTCAGAAAGATTCGCCCGATTTCAACAAAATAAAGAAACTAATTGAAGTCATGACAGGAATATTGCAAGATAAGCTGTATATTGAACAGCTCAACGAAGCTATCTCGCTGTCAGAAAAAACAGAGACAGGCAAATATGCTCCCTTCTTCAGTCTAACTAATATAAAAGGAAAGAAAATTACCCGGTCATCAGAAGATTTCAAGAAAAAGAACCTGTTAATCAACTTCTGGGCTTCATGGGGAGATAGCATTACCAATCACCGGAGTAATGCCGAATTAAAAGAGATCTATCAGAAATATAAGAAGAATAAACATATAGCTATGCTCGGCATCTCCCTTGATATAGATAAACAAGAATGGCAGGATGCCATAAAACGTGATACGCTAAATTGGGAGCAAGTCTGTGATTTTGGCGGGCTAAATTCCGAAGTAGCCAAACAATACGCCATCAAGCAAGTTCCCAGCAACATTCTTCTATCAGCAGATGGCAAGATTCTTGCGAGAAACCTCAAAGAAGAACAATTGAAGAAGAAAATTGAGGAAGTAGTCACTGCTGCTGAAGAAAAGGAAAAACAAGAAAATAAAAAGAAAAAATAATCAAACGTGTTAATTAAAGTATTTGGAGCGGCTGTTCAAGGGATTGATGCAACACTCATCACAATCGAAGTCAACAGCTCGCGCGGCTGTATGTTTTATCTCGTTGGTCTTCCGGATTCTGCGGTCAAAGAAAGCCATCAACGTATTATCTCCGCATTGCTGGTGAATGGTTATAAAATGCCCACTAGCAATATAGTGGTCAACATGGCACCAGCAGACATCCGTAAAGAGGGTTCAGCCTACGACTTGCCTCTCGCCATCGGATTGTTAGGAGCTAACGAAACAATCTCTTCCGAGAAGTTTTCCCGCTATTTGTTAATGGGCGAACTAAGCCTGGACGGGAGTATACAGCCTATCAAAGGTGCGCTTCCCATTGCTATCAAAGCGCGCGAAGATGGTTTCGAAGGACTAATCATCCCCCAACAAAACGCACGGGAAGCTGCCGTCGTCAATCAATTAAAAGTCTACGGAGTCAGTAATATCAAGGAGGTCGTCGAGTTCTTCAATAATGAACGCGAATTAGAGCCGACTGTTGTTAATACACGGGAAGAATTCTATCAACAACAGACGGACTGTGACTTGGATTTTGCAGACGTTAAAGGGCAAGAGAGCGTAAAAAGAGCACTAGAAGTTGCAGCAGCCGGAGGACATAATTTAATAATGGTAGGTGCTCCGGGTAGCGGTAAATCGATGATGGCCAAACGCCTTCCTTCCATTCTTCCTCCTCTTTCACTGGGTGAAAGCTTGGAAACCACCAAGATACATTCAGTTGCCGGACAACTAAGACGCGGATCCTCATTAATTTCCCAACGCCCATTCCGCGACCCGCACCACACAATTTCCCAAGTGGCAATGGTTGGTGGAGGTAGTTTTCCACAACCCGGAGAAATCAGTCTGGCACATAACGGAGTACTATTTTTAGACGAATTGCCGGAATTCAACCGAGGAGTGCTGGAAGTGTTGCGTCAACCATTGGAAGACCGCCAGATCACTATTTCCCGTATCAAAAGTACGATCAGCTATCCAGCCAATCTGATGCTGATTGCATCCATGAACCCATGCCCCTGTGGATATTACAACCATCCGACAAAAGCATGCGTATGCAGCCCCGGACAGGTCCAAAAATACTTGAATAAGATATCCGGTCCATTATTAGATCGCATCGACATCCAGATAGAGATTGTTCCTGTACCCTTTGATAAGATTTCCGATCAAAGGCAGGGGGAACCGAGCAATATCATCAGGCAACGAGTGATAAAAGCCCGTCAAATACAGGAAAAACGGTACACTGAATATCCCGGAATTTATTGCAATGCACAAATGAACAGCAAATTGCTTGCAATGTATGCTCAACCGGATGACAAAGGGCTCGCATTACTGAAAAACGCCATGGAACGACTCAATTTGTCTGCCCGAGCCTACGACCGGATTTTAAAGGTTGCCCGTACAATCGCCGATTTGGAAGGAGCAGAACAAATACTTCCCAATCATTTGGCAGAAGCTATCAGTTATCGGAATCTAGACAGAGAGAACTGGGCAGGATAATAACAATGAATAGAATACAAACAGATGAGAATTATTTCATCATCAGCACTATCTTTTTTCATATATTTGTTTTACATTTGTAACAAATAAATAAATTCTAAATATGAGAAAATCGATCATAGCAATTTTAATGACAGTTTGTTTGAGTATAATGACTTATGCTCAAACTCCCCGAGACAGAGCCACGGAATTAAAGGAACAAGCACAAAGCAGTCTCAATCAAAAAGATTACATCAAAGCACGCTACTTATTCAAAAAGGCATACGAAGCATTTGCAACTCGCGAGAACTATCCACAGGCAATAGAATGCGGCATTCAGGCTAATGCTTTATACGTCAGAGAGAACTTTTACAAAGAAGGGTTCGAGCTTTGCCGTGATATGGACCAACTTATATGGGCCGGAGAACAAAATCAGAAGAAAGTCTTTTATGACCTCCGCTTCCTCGTGAACAAGGAACGGTTGCAGATGTACACGGCACTGAAAAATCCAGCTCAGGCAAAAACACAGCTTAATAAACTGGAAGAAACCGCTAACCTTGCCAAGAATGACTCACTGACAGAGGTTTTACTGTATACAAAAGCCAACTATTACTATACATTTAACCAAAACACACAAGGTGATGCCTGTTTCCGCAAGCTGATTAATCAATATAAGGAAAAGAAAGACTATGCCAAAGTGAATGATTGCTACAAGAACCTTATCAGAATTGCCCGCAAAGCCAATAATGCCCCTTTAATGGAACGCACCTATGAAAGCTACAACGTATGGACAGATTCTGTGAAAGCGCTGACAGCTCAAGACGAACTGAATGTACTGAAAAGGAAATATGACGAAAGCCAACTGACCATTCAAGAAAAAGACGACACGCTATCAGCCAAACAATACATCATTATAGGTCTGTGTGTTCTTGTAGCCATCCTCGTTGCCGGACTGGCAATACTGGCTGCCATACTACTGAAATTTATCGCCGGTAACCGCAAATTAAAGAAAAGTGTGAAGATTGCCAATGAGCATAACGAACTAAAAACCCAATTTATACAGAACATATCTGCACAGATGGAGCCGACTTTGAATACATTGGCTACTTCTGCGAATGAGCTTTTACAGAAAGCCCCGCAAGAAGCGAGCCAAATGCAGAGCCAGGTCGCTGCTCTAAAGAAATTCAGCGATGATATCCAGGAACTGTCTTCATTAGAGAATTCATTAACCGAACTCTATGAACTGGGTGAAATCAACGTAGGTACTTTCTGCGAAAATGTAATGGACAAGGTGAAGGAGCATATAAAAATAGATGTTACTCCTTCAGTCAACGCCCCCAAACTTCAGGTAAAGACAAACAAGGAGCAACTGGAACGTATCCTTCTCTACTTACTGAGAAATGCAGCCTTCTACACCGAACAAGGACGTATCAGCCTTGAGTTCAAGAAACGTGGTGCACACACTCATCAGTTTATCGTAACGGATACGGGAATCGGTATTCCGGCAGAGCAACAGGAAAATATTTTCAAGCCTTTCACGGAAGTGAAAGACCTCACTACAGGAGATGGATTAGGCTTACCAATCTGCTCACTTATCGCTGCAAAAATGAATGGTAGCCTGACGCTAGATACTGGCTATACCAAAGGAACCCGTTTCATATTGGAACTTCACGTGTAAATTTTGCATAAAGGGATTGCCTGAAAAGTTCTAAAAACGAAAACTCACCCACGCTACAACTATCTGTAACGTGGGTGAATTTGCAAAAAGAGACTTTTTAGACACCCTCTTATTGAGGAATTTAAACAGGTTCTAACCAAATTACTATTCCAACAAAGCAATCGTACACCAAAGATAAGGAGCCTGTCCGTGATAATCGCCCGTATTACGCCGACGGTCATAATAATACTGCATATCATCCTTTTTGTTAGTACCGACACATACCTCACGCACCTTTCCATCCGGATTGATATAAGTAAGCATCGACAGCCATGCTTTCCGAGCAAATTCACCGTATTCTTTCATCGACAACCAACCGTATTTCACACCTGTAATAAATGCATACGCAAACATGGCCGATCCCGAGGTTTCTATCCAACAATCCGATTTATCAATCAACTGTCTCCACATACCTTCTTCAGTCTGATACCTCTTTAAACTTGCCATCATAGTTTGAAAACCTTGCAGGATACGAAGATAGTACGGACTTGATTCCGACAAATGACGAAGTATTTCGACCATCCCCGCAGCTACCCATCCGTTGCCACGTCCCCAAAAGTAAGGGGCATCCGATGCATGATAGAAAAGACCGTTCGAACGTTGCAGTTTATCCAAATACATCTCCATTTCTTTTGCCGCCCGTTCCACATACTTCATATCGCCAGTTACTTTATAGGCATGCATCTGTATAATGGGAATCATATACATATCGTCAATCCATAAACGAGTTTGCCAGCTATACCCCTTCTCTGCCCATGACTTCGCACTTGCACTTGCATTTTCCGGTACTTCCCATTGGGTATCTGCATAAGGCATACCCATTTCACGATATCGTTCGTCTTTAGTGATCAGATACAAGGTCAGAGGAAGACTACCGAACATATTCCGGTCCACATGATCCATCCCAGGCAACAAATCCTTATCTGTCGTGAAAAAAGGTTCAAATCCTGTTATCAAAGGCAACAGCAACTCATCATCTTTTACTGCATCTGCGTATTTCAACGCACCATTCCAAGTAAAGGTTTCGGCATAACTAAGTGTTTTTCCACTATGTTTGCCTTTCGCAAAAAGGTTTCCCAAACGCTTGCCTATCTCTTTAGGAGTGCTTCCCACCGGAAAATCCATAAGCAACGGAGAGTCAATCGTACGTTTGGTCTGTAACGTCCATTCCAAAAGTTCTACCCCCTTGCCGCCTTGATTGCGATGAATAGTCAATTTATAATATTGATACGCCTCTTCATTGACTAATGCCAGCAACTTTTTCTCTGATTTTCCAAATGTCTGCCGAACCCTATTATCCAGCTCTGTCCATTTTTCATTATTATTCGAACCATAAAGAGACCAGGCAACAGGTGCATTCCCTTCTTTATCTCCGGTTGCCATAATCGAATAATAACGTACCGTAACGGGGTCTTTCCCCTTCCAAATAATAGAAACAGCAGTATTGGGAGTGTAAAAAGACGTTGTCCAGTCTCCGTCAACCAAATTGCTAATATCTTTTCCTTCAGGGGAATCATCATACTCAGGAGAGATAGTACCCTCTGTCGGCATATTATAATTATCTGCCTTCAACTGATACACATAGGTGTATTTTTCTTTTTCGTCATTTCCTGCACCCTCCTGGGTCGGTGGTACAGTTTCTTCATCACTGGAGCAGCTATACAACATACCACCTGATGTCAATATCAGGAATATGCAATACAGTGCTTTCGCTATATCATGCAGCCAACGATCGTTTTTCATTTTATACATCTTATTTTTCATTATTTTCCTTCTAGTTCCAGTACAGCCAAACGAGCCAACATCTCGACAAAAGCTCCTTCGTGCAGGACTTGCCAAGAAGAATTGGTTTTACCGATAAAATAATTATTACTCAGCAGATTAGTTGTTTGGTTCCGGCATTCTGACATCCAAGCTTGCAACATACTCTTCTCGAATGCAGTGACATAATCCCTTCTTCCATCAATCTTATACAGTTCAAGGAAACCACGAAACAATATAGAATAAAACCAGACATGATCTCCATTTATACGGTAGAACCTTTCTCCCAGTTCTTTTGAGTCATACAAGGTGAACCACTTACTGTGGGCTGAACGGGCAATCCGCTGCGCTTCATTCAGATATTGTTGTTCTCCTGTTATCTTGTACAATAAACAAGCTGCCTGCATTGGCTGACCGGAATTGTAACTATACTTACTTTTACCTATAGTCATCGAAGGAGTAATATTATCATAGAAAAGGTGATCACTCGGATCTTGCATGTATTGTATCAACCATGCATAAAATTCTTTAGCTTTATCCAGATACTTCTGTTCTTTGGTTATCTGATATAATTTACATCCCAGTACTGCTGCCGGTGCGGTAGAACATGTATGTTTATTACTGTATGCCGGTATCTCCCTCCAAAGAATACCACCGCCACATGAACTGGTATTTCCCACCATCAAATAATCCCAAACCATTTTCGCCTTCTCCAGAAAACGATTTTCCTTTGTCTGTTCATACAGTTCCGCCATATCCAGACCGATCCAGACATTATCGTCATAATATCTTTCATTTCCGTTTTGCGGATAAACAGCGTAAGCGCTGCGCTTGTTGTCAGTTGTGATGAAACGGTTAATACTGTTAAACATACGATCAGTCAAATCTGCATATTTTTTTTCATAAGCAGATACCCCAACAGAAGCTCCACGCAAAGCTACATAGCCAGAAAACCCCGCTCCTTGGTCCCAGACTACGGCATCTCCATCCCAATAAGGTCCGGTAGCAAGCGGATATTTTGTATTCCAACAGTCACGTGCAGACTTTCCGAAGCAAAGATTCATCAACGAAGTCATCAGGATGTCAGCCCTTTCCAAGAAACGGGTTCTCACCACTTCTTCTTCACGGAGCGGTGTAGCAGTGACCGCCGACTTCTCCGAGCGTCTCCCATAATTATCAACAGCAACGGCAGTCACAATATATGTTCCTGGTTCAGAAACAACAATTAACAGTGAACCAACCCTTTCTGTAGTAATGCGTATGTTCTTTTTTACTGTGTTCTCAGGTTTATCTCCCTCTAACAAATAAGAGATCTCTACAGAGATAGCTCCGACAGGATTAGTCCAGCTTACTTTCAATTCATTCGCTCTCTCCGTTTTCTCCGCCACAAGATTGGTAACTGGAGGTACTGTTTTTTGCCCCTGTCCATCCTGCTTTCCATCATCTATTTCATCCGTAATAGGCGAGTCGCCTCCACCACATGCTCCTAATAATGCAGATAGGAGAAAGAAACAGATGCCTAACAGTATATTAAATCGGATATTTTTCATGATATTTCCAGTTTATAGGGTTACTTTATTCTCACAGGTTCAATCGTTTCTCCTGTGATACTAATTACTCCTTTATCGGAGATATTGAAGTTACTGATATAAGAAGTACGAGGTCCTACACTAGTCTCACTCGCATGAGCATGAAAAATATATTTATAACTTCCATCGGCACAGACAAACGGTGCTCCATGTCCTGTGCCAACTAGTCCTACAGACTTAGCCGCCTCTTTGTCTCTTCGGAGAATCGGATTTCCGCTATATTTAGTCCAAGGTCCCTTGGGCGAAGTTGCCGTAGCATAGCCCACCGCATAATCCTTACTCTCATAGTGATTGGCCGAGTAAATCAGATAATAAGTATCTCCTTTCTTCAACAACGAAGGTCCTTCGGTTACTTTTGCTTGTTTTTTCTCCCACTCATCGGTGACACTTATACATTTAGTCAGTGTTTCCTTTTTTATGCTAGTCAAGTCATCATTCATCTCCGCCACCCAAATCACATTACCGTCAGTAAATCGTACATAATAAAGATAGGGAGTCCCATCGTCATCAATAAATAACGAGGTGTCAATTCCTTTCTCATCTGCCACAATAGGCTTCTTTTCCCTCTGTACAAAGGGACCTTCCGGACTTGTTGAAATAGCCGCACATATATGTTCATCTACAGAATAAAACATATAAAACAGATTTTTCGATTTCACATAGTACACTTCCGGCGCCCAGTACCATCTTGCCCCCCAAGAGTTTTCAGGCGACAACGCCTTCGTTTCATTTCGCTTCCAATGCTTCAGATCGTCTGATATATATACCTCAAAACCATTAACACGGGTACCATACGCATAGTATTTACCTTCATGGTATAACACAAAAGGATCGGCAATCGGCAATTTATACTCTGCTATTATATCCGGATCAATCGCGTCTTTTTCGGCTGGAGTAGCTGAAATCGTCACTTTCTCGGAACGATTACCATAATTATCAATGGCTACAGCAGCAATTTGGTAGGTTCCAAACTCTAGCAATTGGAGTGTATATTTACTATTTTTCTCACCATATACACGCACATTAGTAATCAAGGGGATGCCTCCGCCACCTACTTCTAAAGCATAAGAAATCTCTACTAATACTGCATCTGAAGGATTTTTCCATTTCAGTTGCAATTCATTAGCTTTTGATGTGGCAGCAGCAGTAAATTCAGTAATCGGGTCCATGCTACCCTCTTGACCATTTCCACTTTCCGTATTTTTCCCTTCATCCAATGCTTTTTTATTGTCATCATTACATGACACCAAGCATGTCATCCCTATAATAAACAAAATATTGAGGAGTATTCCTTTTCTCATACCTTTCCTTTTAAAAGAAGTAAATAATTAGGTTAAAAAAGGAGAAGACTTAAACAGATAAACCCTCTCCCTATAAGTTTTATTAGAATAAAAAAGGGGAGAACCTTCCTATCACATAGATAGAATCCCCCCCAATATTTATAAGAGCTAAACAAACTTCAGTTTACCACTGAATCTGCTGATCTTCGTCAGGAATCAAAGTATTCAAATTACGCTGCATTGCCAAAGAACCTTCTACCACGTATTCAAGCTTTGTACCAGGGACAGTTGTATAATCCTTAAAAGAGTAATATAAATAAAGAGTAATATAAATCTTCTTCAGATAAGGCTTTAACTCATCCATCTCTTCATTCATTGTAAAAGTGCACGCCTTTTTTTCATCAAGTTCTAACTCAATCTCTGGATTATCAGACCATACTTCTAACAATTTAGAA
The Bacteroides caecimuris DNA segment above includes these coding regions:
- a CDS encoding glycoside hydrolase family 76 protein; its protein translation is MKNIRFNILLGICFFLLSALLGACGGGDSPITDEIDDGKQDGQGQKTVPPVTNLVAEKTERANELKVSWTNPVGAISVEISYLLEGDKPENTVKKNIRITTERVGSLLIVVSEPGTYIVTAVAVDNYGRRSEKSAVTATPLREEEVVRTRFLERADILMTSLMNLCFGKSARDCWNTKYPLATGPYWDGDAVVWDQGAGFSGYVALRGASVGVSAYEKKYADLTDRMFNSINRFITTDNKRSAYAVYPQNGNERYYDDNVWIGLDMAELYEQTKENRFLEKAKMVWDYLMVGNTSSCGGGILWREIPAYSNKHTCSTAPAAVLGCKLYQITKEQKYLDKAKEFYAWLIQYMQDPSDHLFYDNITPSMTIGKSKYSYNSGQPMQAACLLYKITGEQQYLNEAQRIARSAHSKWFTLYDSKELGERFYRINGDHVWFYSILFRGFLELYKIDGRRDYVTAFEKSMLQAWMSECRNQTTNLLSNNYFIGKTNSSWQVLHEGAFVEMLARLAVLELEGK
- a CDS encoding glycoside hydrolase family 43 protein → MSATPAEKDAIDPDIIAEYKLPIADPFVLYHEGKYYAYGTRVNGFEVYISDDLKHWKRNETKALSPENSWGARWYWAPEVYYVKSKNLFYMFYSVDEHICAAISTSPEGPFVQREKKPIVADEKGIDTSLFIDDDGTPYLYYVRFTDGNVIWVAEMNDDLTSIKKETLTKCISVTDEWEKKQAKVTEGPSLLKKGDTYYLIYSANHYESKDYAVGYATATSPKGPWTKYSGNPILRRDKEAAKSVGLVGTGHGAPFVCADGSYKYIFHAHASETSVGPRTSYISNFNISDKGVISITGETIEPVRIK